Proteins encoded within one genomic window of Bos indicus isolate NIAB-ARS_2022 breed Sahiwal x Tharparkar chromosome 23, NIAB-ARS_B.indTharparkar_mat_pri_1.0, whole genome shotgun sequence:
- the ABHD16A gene encoding phosphatidylserine lipase ABHD16A, translating into MAKLLSCVLGPRLYKIYRERDSERAPSSVPGTPTSVTNPHSSSWDTYYQPRALEKHADSILALASVFWSISYYSSPFAFFYLYRKGYLSLSKVVPFSHYAGTLLLLLAGVACLRGIGRWTNPQYRQFITILEATHRNHSAENKRQLANYNFDFRSWPVDFHWEEPSSRKESRGGPSRRGVALLRPEPLHRGTADTFLNRVKKLPCQITSYLVAHTLGRRMLYPGSVYLLQKALMPVLLQGQARLVEECHGRRAKLLACDGNEIDTMFVDRRGTAEPQGQKLVICCEGNAGFYEVGCVSTPLEAGYSVLGWNHPGFAGSTGVPFPQNEANAMDVVVQFAIHRLGFQPEDIILYAWSIGGFTATWAAMSYPDISAVILDASFDDLVPLALKVMPDSWRGLVTRTVRQHLNLNNAEQLCRYQGPVLLIRRTRDEIITTTVPEDIMSNRGNDLLLKFLQHRYPRVMAEEGLRVVRQWLEASSQLEEASIYSRWEVEEDWCLSVLRSYQAEHGPEFPWSVGEDMSADGRRQLALFLAQKHLNNFEATHCTPLPAQNFQMPWHL; encoded by the exons ATGGCGAAGCTGCTGAGCTGCGTCCTAGGCCCCCGGCTCTACAAAATCTACCGGGAAAGGGACTCTGAAAGGGCCCCGTCCAGCGTCCCTGGGACTCCAACTTCAGTCACTAACCCCCACTCCAGCTCCTGG GATACGTACTATCAGCCCCGTGCCCTCGAGAAACATGCTGACAGCATCCTGGCACTG GCTTCAGTCTTCTGGTCCATCTCTTACTACTCCTCTCCCTTCGCCTTCTTCTACTTGTACAGGAAAG GTTACTTGAGTTTGTCCAAAGTGGTGCCATTTTCTCACTATGCTGGGACACTGCTTCTACTGTTGGCAGGAGTGGCCTGCCTCCGAG GCATTGGCCGCTGGACCAACCCCCAGTACCGGCAGTTCATCACCATTTTAGAGGCAACACATAGGAACCACTCCGCAGAAAACAAG AGGCAGCTTGCCAACTACAACTTCGACTTCAGGAGCTGGCCAGTCGACTTCCACTGGGAAGAACCCAGCAGCCG GAAGGAGTCCCGGGGGGGCCCTTCCCGCCGGGGTGTGGCCCTGCTCCGCCCAGAGCCCCTGCACCGGGGGACGGCTGACACCTTCCTTAACCGAGTCAAGAAGCTGCCTTGTCAGATCACCAG CTACCTGGTAGCACACACCCTGGGGCGCCGGATGCTGTATCCGGGCTCTGTGTACCTGCTCCAGAAGGCCCTCATGCCTGTGCTGCTGCAGGGCCAGGCCCGACTGGTGGAAGAG tgtcatgGGCGCCGGGCAAAGCTGCTGGCCTGCGATGGCAATGAAATTGACACCATGTTTGTGGACCGACGAGGGACAGCTGAGCCCCAGGGACAGAAGCTG GTGATCTGCTGTGAGGGGAACGCAGGCTTCTATGAGGTGGGCTGCGTCTCCACACCTCTGGAAG CTGGATATTCAGTCCTGGGCTGGAATCATCCAGGCTTTGCTGGAAGCACG GGGGTGCCGTTCCCACAGAATGAGGCCAACGCCATGGATGTGGTGGTCCAGTTTGCCATCCACCGCCTGGGCTTTCAGCCCGAGGATATCATCCTCTATGCCTGGTCCATCGGTGGCTTCACTG CTACGTGGGCCGCCATGTCCTACCCGGACATTAGTGCCGTGATCCTGGATGCCTCCTTTGATGACCTGGTGCCCTTGGCATTGAAAGTCATGCCAGACAGCTGGA GGGGCCTGGTGACCAGGACTGTGAGGCAGCATCTCAATCTAAACAATGCAGAGCAGCTGTGCAG GTACCAGGGCCCTGTGCTGCTGATCCGCAGAACCAGAGATGAGATCATCACCACCAC GGTTCCTGAGGACATCATGTCGAACCGAGGCAATGACCTCCTGCTGAAATTCCTGCAGCATCG GTATCCCCGGGTGATGGCGGAGGAGGGTCTTCGAGTGGTGAGGCAGTGGCTGGAGGCCTCCTCACAGCTGGAGGAAG CCTCGATATACAGCcggtgggaggtggaggaggactGGTGCCTGTCCGTCCTCCGCTCCTACCAGGCAGAACATGGGCCTGAATTCCCCTGGAGCGTGG GGGAGGACATGAGTGCAGACGGAAGACGGCAGCTGGCTTTGTTTCTG GCTCAGAAGCATCTGAATAACTTCGAAGCCACACACTgcaccccactcccagcccagaacttccagatgcccTGGCACCTCTAG
- the LY6G5C gene encoding lymphocyte antigen 6 complex locus protein G5c, whose product MSLVFVLLCVPGQSEIYDQEPIRQKYFNEYLSCYRCLFETKELGCLLGSDTCLVPKGSSCMTLLIKNNSGFETMVSDCRSKEQMSDCSYTRASPVFGFWIFSRCCFQNFCNNPQKRSLYVP is encoded by the exons ATGAGCTTGGTGTTTG TGCTTCTCTGTGTTCCAGGTCAGTCTGAGATATATGATCAAGAACCCATTAGACAGAAATATTTCAACGAATACCTAAGCTGCTATCGATGCCTCTTTGAGACCAAGGAGTTGGGATGCCTTCTGGGATCTGACACCTGCCTTGTCCCAAAGGGCAGCAGCTGCATGACTCTGCTCATAAAGAACA ACAGTGGTTTTGAGACCATGGTGAGTGACTGCCGCAGCAAGGAACAGATGAGTGACTGCTCATACACCCGCGCCTCTCCAGTGTTTGGCTTCTGGATATTCTCTCGATGCTGCTTCCAGAATTTCTGCAATAACCCTCAGAAGAGAAGCTTATATGTTCCTTAG